The proteins below are encoded in one region of Aeromonas veronii:
- a CDS encoding DM13 domain-containing protein, giving the protein MQRKTIALLLATHLLVGGAGFAAGIYLLPILIAPPGPSGEQVAASQAQATYQGTFKRELKDSDRLHWGEGRVSVGPTAISLMGRLAPGPDYQLYLSPEFVETEADFARLKGRMAHVGAVKTFDNFIVPLPTDVNPADYNSVIVWCETFGQFITAAQYQDRRSPWLQQP; this is encoded by the coding sequence ATGCAACGCAAGACAATCGCCCTGCTGCTGGCCACTCACCTGCTGGTGGGGGGCGCGGGCTTTGCCGCCGGCATCTATCTGCTGCCGATCCTGATAGCACCGCCCGGCCCGAGCGGCGAGCAGGTGGCGGCCAGCCAGGCGCAGGCGACCTATCAGGGCACCTTCAAGCGAGAGCTCAAGGACAGCGATCGGCTGCACTGGGGAGAGGGCCGGGTGAGCGTCGGGCCCACCGCCATCAGCCTGATGGGCAGACTGGCGCCCGGACCCGACTATCAGCTCTATCTATCGCCGGAATTCGTGGAAACGGAGGCGGATTTTGCTCGCCTCAAGGGTCGGATGGCGCACGTCGGCGCGGTGAAGACCTTCGACAACTTCATCGTGCCGCTGCCGACCGATGTGAACCCGGCCGATTACAACAGCGTGATCGTCTGGTGTGAGACATTTGGACAATTCATTACCGCTGCCCAGTATCAAGATCGCCGATCACCCTGGCTACAGCAGCCATAA
- a CDS encoding histone deacetylase family protein, which translates to MLTIYSDDHHLHHGRCELIDGQLMPCFEKPERADFIRERLLARQLGPIQPARDWGLEPILRVHDQGMLDFLQGAWARWAALGQEGDLLPYTWPTRTLRQQKPDSVHGQFGYYSFDAGVPITAGTWQAAYSSAQVALTAQHHIASGASSAFALCRPPGHHAAADLMGGYCYLNNAAIAAQAFIDQGYRKVAILDVDYHHGNGTQSVFYERSDVLFVSIHGDPAIEFPFFLGYADETGTGAGEGCNLNLPLPAGSDWPVWSAALEQGCQAIDDYQPEVLVVSLGVDTFEQDPISRFKLTSPDYLTMGKRIQALSLPTLFVMEGGYAVEAIGINAVNVLEGFEQR; encoded by the coding sequence ATGCTCACCATCTACAGCGATGATCACCATCTGCACCACGGAAGATGCGAGCTGATCGACGGTCAGTTGATGCCCTGTTTCGAAAAGCCGGAGCGGGCCGATTTCATCCGCGAACGCCTGCTGGCACGCCAGCTCGGCCCCATACAGCCAGCCCGGGATTGGGGACTGGAGCCAATCCTTCGAGTACACGATCAGGGGATGCTCGACTTTCTGCAAGGCGCCTGGGCACGCTGGGCGGCCCTCGGGCAGGAGGGGGATCTGCTGCCCTACACCTGGCCGACCCGTACCCTGCGCCAGCAGAAACCGGACAGCGTGCACGGCCAGTTTGGCTACTACAGCTTCGATGCCGGCGTCCCCATCACCGCCGGCACCTGGCAGGCGGCCTACAGCTCGGCCCAGGTGGCGCTCACCGCCCAGCACCATATCGCGTCCGGTGCCAGCAGTGCCTTTGCCCTGTGCCGTCCCCCCGGCCACCATGCCGCCGCCGATCTGATGGGGGGCTACTGCTATCTCAACAATGCCGCCATCGCGGCGCAGGCCTTCATCGATCAGGGCTATCGCAAGGTGGCCATCCTCGATGTGGACTATCACCACGGCAACGGCACCCAGTCAGTCTTCTATGAACGCAGCGACGTGCTGTTTGTCTCGATCCACGGCGATCCGGCCATCGAGTTCCCCTTCTTCCTTGGCTATGCCGACGAAACAGGGACCGGGGCGGGAGAGGGTTGCAACCTCAACCTGCCGCTGCCCGCCGGCAGCGACTGGCCAGTCTGGAGCGCGGCGCTGGAGCAGGGTTGCCAGGCCATCGACGATTATCAGCCCGAGGTGCTTGTGGTCTCGCTCGGGGTCGACACCTTCGAGCAGGATCCCATCTCGCGCTTCAAGCTGACCAGCCCGGATTACCTGACAATGGGCAAGCGCATTCAGGCGCTGAGCCTGCCGACGCTGTTCGTGATGGAGGGCGGTTATGCGGTGGAAGCCATCGGCATCAATGCCGTGAACGTGCTGGAAGGGTTTGAACAACGCTGA
- a CDS encoding g-type lysozyme inhibitor: MKRAIQAALLAMTLVTGAQAADKVTTVPVQFAKGAHSAQMKGNFKGYDSINYTLVAKAGQTMTISIAGSSNANFNVFAPGAVPGEAEALGSGAVGEKWQGALPAAGKYQIQVYQMRASARRGEQVPHTLSVSIQ, from the coding sequence ATGAAGAGAGCGATCCAGGCCGCCCTGCTGGCCATGACGCTGGTGACCGGGGCCCAGGCGGCCGACAAGGTCACCACAGTGCCGGTGCAATTTGCCAAGGGGGCGCACAGCGCCCAGATGAAGGGCAACTTCAAGGGCTACGACAGCATCAACTACACCCTGGTCGCCAAGGCGGGCCAGACCATGACGATCAGCATCGCTGGCAGCAGCAATGCCAACTTCAACGTCTTCGCACCAGGGGCCGTGCCCGGTGAGGCCGAGGCGCTGGGATCCGGTGCGGTCGGCGAGAAGTGGCAAGGCGCCCTGCCCGCCGCCGGCAAGTACCAGATCCAGGTCTACCAGATGCGCGCCTCCGCCCGCCGCGGCGAACAGGTGCCTCACACCCTGTCGGTCAGCATCCAGTAA
- a CDS encoding polyamine ABC transporter substrate-binding protein, translating into MKTLTRLYAASLLAGTLLSPVAQAKSGELHVYNWSDYITDQALTDFKAQTRIKLTYDVFDTNEALESKLLAGRSGYDVVVPSNMFLAKQVQAGVFLKLDRDKLPNWQHLDPKLMQLLQTNDPGNEHAVPYMYGTVIMGYNVDKVKEALGDQAPVDSWDLIFKQEYASKLAKCGITLLDSPAEIIPIALNYLGLPPNSTNPADYEKAKALLLSVRPYIRYFHSSKYMNDIASGDICVAVGYSGSFYQFGNVAKDAGNGVKVAMRQPKEGAPIWFDMLAIPKDAPNVDEAYQFINFLLQPKVIAPISDKTGYPNPNKDGIGLVKAEIRDNPDLVPTAAQMAHLFPLKPLPAKAERARTRIWTAIKSGV; encoded by the coding sequence ATGAAGACACTCACCCGTTTGTATGCCGCCAGCCTGCTGGCTGGCACACTGCTCTCCCCCGTCGCCCAGGCCAAGAGTGGCGAGCTGCATGTCTACAACTGGTCAGACTATATCACCGACCAGGCGTTGACCGATTTCAAGGCCCAGACCAGGATCAAACTCACCTATGACGTCTTCGATACCAACGAAGCGCTGGAGTCCAAGCTGCTGGCCGGCCGCTCCGGCTACGATGTGGTGGTGCCGTCCAACATGTTCCTGGCCAAGCAGGTACAGGCGGGGGTCTTTCTCAAGCTCGATCGCGACAAGTTGCCCAACTGGCAACACCTCGATCCCAAGTTGATGCAACTGCTGCAGACAAACGATCCCGGCAACGAGCACGCCGTGCCCTACATGTATGGCACCGTGATCATGGGTTACAACGTCGACAAGGTAAAAGAGGCGCTCGGTGACCAGGCGCCGGTGGACAGCTGGGATCTCATCTTCAAGCAGGAGTACGCCAGCAAGCTGGCCAAGTGCGGCATCACCCTGCTCGACTCGCCGGCCGAGATCATCCCCATCGCCTTGAACTATCTGGGCTTGCCCCCCAACAGCACCAACCCGGCTGACTACGAGAAAGCCAAGGCGCTGCTGCTCTCTGTCAGGCCCTATATCCGCTACTTCCATTCGTCCAAATACATGAACGACATCGCCAGCGGCGATATCTGCGTGGCCGTGGGCTACTCCGGCAGCTTCTACCAGTTCGGCAACGTCGCCAAGGATGCCGGCAACGGGGTCAAGGTGGCGATGCGCCAACCCAAGGAAGGGGCCCCCATCTGGTTTGACATGCTGGCCATCCCCAAGGATGCCCCCAATGTCGACGAAGCCTACCAGTTCATCAACTTCCTGCTGCAACCCAAGGTCATTGCGCCCATCAGCGACAAGACCGGCTATCCCAACCCCAACAAGGATGGCATCGGGCTGGTGAAGGCCGAGATCCGCGACAACCCGGATCTGGTCCCCACCGCCGCGCAGATGGCACACCTGTTCCCGCTCAAGCCGCTGCCGGCCAAGGCAGAACGGGCACGCACCCGTATCTGGACCGCCATCAAGTCAGGGGTCTGA